cttcgcagaccacgatggcataatactagaaataaactacaataaaaacaacccaaaatactcaaacacctggaagctgaatagcatgctattaaatattgactgggttaccaatgagatcaaagaagaaattaaaaacattaagactTGCTTGAATTTTAAGTCTTAGACCAGAGAGTAGCTTTTATATATTACTGTTTAAAGTAGCAGTATCCACAAAAGAggacaaaataatatattgtaatgGCAGTTAAAGCACTACTTAATAATCCCTGTCTCAAGTCCTTTTTTGTAACGAggcagtatataaataaatgaaatcagcggactctaattccttttatatatgtttctttgtttttcccacCACTCCTCAGTCCTCCTGTAAAGCCCCAATCCCATGAAGTTCATGCCAACTGCTATGCTACCCTCTCTGCCACCCCCGTTGCCACCACTTCCTACGTTTAGACATTCCCAATTAGGAATAAATCCTTTGGCGCCTCAGTCATGGTCTTCAGGCCCACCCCAGTTACCACAATCATTCTGGGAGCCATCCCCGACCCCAGCCTTGACTTGTTCAAAACCCTTGCGAAAGTCTTCTCTTCCCCAACAACCTCCGCCAGTTACTCCCAccagcgcccctccccgcgcACCGTCGCCATTAGAAACTGCTCCCTTAAGTCCCTGATTCTACCattcccacactgcccacaccTTCTACCTTCCAATTCTCCATGAGATATCTCCTGGATGTCTCGCAGCTACTTCTCCCACCAAATGACAGAAACAGCGGAATCAGAAGTATTGCGGTGCTGTTCAGTCCTTTAATGACATTAGTTGACAACAGAACCTGGCTTCCTGAGCTAGGCGACATTTAGCTTGGGCTGCTCCAATGACTCTTGCCAGGCTCGGGGACGCAGGCTTTCAGCCTCTTCTAGATGCACGCTTTGGGTCGAACAGAGTGAACGCTGCATCACGGTAGCGCGGCACTTCATGGCTGTTGGCTGCCCTCTCCGCCTCTGGCTCGGCAGTAGGCGCACTCGGCACACTTGGCGCACTTGGAGCACTTGGCGCACGTTGGTTGTTGACCTCCATGCCCACCATCTCCACGATGTAGTCCGTCAGGGAGTCGAGCATGACCATAACCAAGTCATTTGCGCCGGAACTTTGATCTTGATTCTGTTGATTGTTTTGAAGAAGGCGATCCACGTAGGTCAAAGGAGACTGCAACTCGGCGGTTAAATCGTGGCCTGGAGTCTTGGTGGAGTTCGCAGGGCTTTGATTTTGTGACATGGTTGTTGATTTCAGTCCGATCAGCCCTTCTTAACTGTACGTATAGCTGGACTAGGTCTTTGAAGACACCACCGCTCAGCTCTGCGTCTTAGATCTCTGCACTCTAGCCCCTCATTGGTCAGGGAGCCCTTTATGACATCCTGGACTTTGGGTCGTCATAGGTGTCCATTGTGACCTCATCAGACCTCAGCCTAGAAATGTCCCCTACAGGGACCTGTAACTCTAGCGACTGGCCCCTGACTTTTGAGGGAACTGTCATTTTCTGCTTGACTTtaacattgtaaaaataaatgtgtttcaatAGAAAACTTTTCCCATCTTAAGGACACAATTCCATGCCATCTGATTCTAACCTTACATTGTCTTTAAGGTCCTTTACAACCTTTGATTGGTTGTAGGCTACTGATAAACATGTAAACTGTCTTGTTTAGCAGATattaaattgcccccctgtgaTGATGTCAGGAAACCAGTTTTACatccatttatacattcattgaaaTGTTCTTGATTAATATTCCCATatctaaatttgttttctcttttcaaccAGTTATAACACCTTGCCATTCCCTCATTGAGAAAATAGAATCTTTTaacacatgttcattttatatctgtatgaatgttttggttttttacacct
The sequence above is a segment of the Myotis daubentonii chromosome X, mMyoDau2.1, whole genome shotgun sequence genome. Coding sequences within it:
- the LOC132225035 gene encoding huntingtin-interacting protein M-like; protein product: MSQNQSPANSTKTPGHDLTAELQSPLTYVDRLLQNNQQNQDQSSGANDLVMVMLDSLTDYIVEMVGMEVNNQRAPSAPSAPSVPSAPTAEPEAERAANSHEVPRYRDAAFTLFDPKRASRRG